The following are encoded in a window of Panicum virgatum strain AP13 chromosome 5N, P.virgatum_v5, whole genome shotgun sequence genomic DNA:
- the LOC120673510 gene encoding phospholipid-transporting ATPase 1-like isoform X1, translated as MVLLATSDPTGVAHVQTVNLDGETNLKTRYAKQETQVRFSQNGGVGGILHCERPNRNIYGFQANLDIDGKRVSLRPSNIVLRGCELKNTTWAIGVVVYAGKETKVMLNSSGAPSKRSRLETQLNRETVILSIMLIGMCTTASVLAGIWLLNHKGGLEFTQFFREKDYTTGKNYNYYGVGMQIFITFLMAVIVYQVIIPISLYISMELVRLGQAYFMGADKDLYDESSRSKFQCRAFNINEDLGQIRYVFSDKTGTLTENKMVFQCASVRGVDYGSGKDTDGYSVVVGDQLWTPKMAVKTDPQLVKLLRDSGKYEEAKLVLEFFLALAACNTIVPLVLDTRDYTQKLIDYQGESPDEQALAYAAASYGIVLVERTSGYILIDVLGDRQRFDILGLHEFDSDRKRMSVIVGCPDRTIKLYVKGADSSIFGITNKSSDLDIVRATEAHLHKYSSLGLRTLVVGMRELSQPEFEDWQLAYENASTAVLGRGSLLRSVAANIECNIHILGATGIEDKLQVGVPEAIESLRQADIKVWILTGDKQETAISIGYSCKLLTNDMTQIVINNNSKESCQRSLLEALATTKKLRAASSIGTLSPMLASEASNINIALIVDGNSLVYILETELQEELFKVATECSVVICCRVAPLQKAGILALIKNRTDDMTLAIGDGANDVSMIQMADVGVGIGGQEGRQAVMASDFAMGQFRFLVPLLLVHGHWNYQRMSYMILYNFYKNATFVLVLFWYVLYTAFTLTTAITEWSSLLYTVLYTSLPTIAVGILDKDLSKSTLLVYPKLYGSGQRDEKYNVNLFVLNMLEALWQSLVVFYLPYFAYRRSTIDMSSLGDLWALAPVIVVNMQLAMDIFRWNWIIHAFVWGTIAATTICLFVIDSIWILPGYG; from the exons ATGGTGCTGCTCGCCACCAGCGACCCCACTGGCGTCGCCCATGTCCAGACAGTGAATCTCGACGGGGAGACCAACCTCAAGACGAGGTATGCCAAGCAGGAGACGCAGGTGAGGTTCTCCCAGAATGGTGGTGTAGGTGGCATCCTGCACTGCGAGCGACCAAACAGGAACATCTACGGATTTCAGGCGAATTTGGATATTGATGGGAAGCGTGTATCACTCAGACCATCCAACATTGTGCTTCGTGGTTGTGAACTCAAGAACACCACGTGGGCAATAGGGGTTGTGGTATATGCTGGGAAGGAGACCAAGGTCATGCTAAATAGCTCAGGTGCGCCATCAAAGCGGAGTCGCTTGGAAACACAGTTAAATCGAGAGACTGTCATATTGTCCATTATGCTTATTGGGATGTGCACAACTGCATCTGTTCTCGCTGGGATTTGGCTGCTGAATCACAAGGGGGGCCTGGAGTTCACCCAATTCTTCAGGGAGAAGGATTACACTACTGGGAAAAACTACAATTACTATGGTGTTGGGATGCAGATATTCATTACATTCCTCATGGCAGTAATAGTGTATCAGGTCATCATTCCAATCTCATTGTATATATCAATGGAGTTGGTGCGGCTTGGACAGGCATATTTCATGGGTGCTGATAAAGACCTATATGACGAATCATCCAGGTCAAAGTTCCAGTGCAGGGCTTTTAATATAAATGAGGATTTAGGGCAGATAAGGTATGTATTCTCTGACAAGACAGGAACACTGACAGAGAACAAGATGGTGTTCCAGTGTGCATCGGTTCGCGGGGTTGATTACGGCTCTGGTAAAGATACAGATGGATACTCAGTTGTAG TCGGTGATCAGCTGTGGACACCAAAGATGGCAGTTAAAACTGACCCTCAGCTTGTGAAGCTACTGAGGGATAGTGGTAAATATGAGGAAGCAAAGCTTGTTCTTGAATTCTTCCTTGCTCTTGCTGCCTGTAATACCATCGTGCCACTTGTGCTTGACACTAGAGATTATACACAAAAGTTGATTGACTATCAGGGTGAGTCCCCTGATGAGCAGGCACTAGCATATGCAGCAGCATCTTATGGCATTGTTCTTGTTGAGCGAACATCTGGTTACATATTGATCGATGTCCTTGGTGACAGGCAGAG ATTTGATATACTAGGACTTCATGAGTTTGATAGTGATCGTAAGAGAATGTCTGTCATAGTTGGCTGCCCAGATAGGACTATCAAGCTGTATGTGAAAGGTGCGGACAGTTCAATATTTGGAATTACTAACAAATCATCAGATTTGGACATTGTTCGTGCTACAGAGGCACATCTCCACAAGTATTCATCACTTGGCCTAAGAACTCTTGTTGTTGGTATGCGTGAATTGAGTCAACCTGAGTTTGAGGACTGGCAATTAGCTTATGAGAATGCCAGCACAGCAGTACTTGGAAGAGGAAGCTTACTCCGATCTGTTGCTGCGAACATAGAGTGCAATATCCACATATTG GGGGCCACTGGGATTGAAGATAAGCTTCAAGTTGGAGTTCCGGAAGCAATAGAATCTCTTCGGCAAGCAGACATAAAGGTTTGGATCTTAACAGGAGATAAGCAGGAGACAGCAATTTCTATTGGCTATTCCTGTAAGCTGCTGACTAATGACATGACGCAAATTGTTATAAATAACAATTCAAAGGAGTCGTGTCAGAGAAGTCTTTTGGAAGCGCTTGCCACAACTAAGAAGCTCAGAGCTGCTTCATCAATCGGTACACTGAGTCCAATGTTAGCATCAGAAGCTTCCAACATAAATATTGCTTTGATTGTAGATGGTAACAGCCTTGTTTACATTCTAGAGACAGAGTTGCAAGAAGAG CTTTTCAAAGTAGCGACTGAATGCAGTGTTGTCATATGTTGTCGAGTGGCCCCATTACAAAAGGCAGGGATACTCGCTCTTATCAAGAACAGGACAGATGATATGACCTTAGCAATTGGTGATG GTGCAAATGATGTTTCAATGATTCAAATGGCTGATGTTGGGGTTGGCATCGGTGGCCAAGAAGGACGACAAGCTGTTATGGCATCAGATTTCGCTATGGGACAATTTAGATTCTTGGTTCCACTTCTATTAGTTCACGGTCACTGGAATTATCAGAGGATGTCCTACATGATCCTTTATAACTTTTACAAGAATGCTACATTTGTCTTGGTTCTTTTCTG GTATGTACTTTATACGGCATTCACTCTGACAACTGCTATCACTGAATGGAGTAGTCTTCTGTATACTGTGCTATATACATCCCTTCCAACAATTGCTGTCGGAATTCTTGACAAGGATCTTAGTAAGTCAACCCTGCTGGTTTATCCGAAGCTATATGGATCTGGCCAGAGGGATGAGAAGTATAATGTGAATTTGTTTGTGCTCAATATGCTTGAAGCGCTCTGGCAGAGTTTGGTTGTTTTCTACTTGCCGTATTTTGCTTATAGACGAAGCACAATAGATATGTCTAGTCTGGGAGATCTGTGGGCACTTGCACCTGTGATTGTTGTAA ATATGCAATTGGCCATGGACATCTTTAGGTGGAATTGGATAATACATGCGTTTGTGTGGGGAACTATTGCAGCAACCACCATTTGCCTCTTTGTCATAGACTCCATATGGATTCTTCCAGGTTATGGGTGA
- the LOC120673510 gene encoding phospholipid-transporting ATPase 1-like isoform X2 encodes MVLLATSDPTGVAHVQTVNLDGETNLKTRYAKQETQVRFSQNGGVGGILHCERPNRNIYGFQANLDIDGKRVSLRPSNIVLRGCELKNTTWAIGVVVYAGKETKVMLNSSGAPSKRSRLETQLNRETVILSIMLIGMCTTASVLAGIWLLNHKGGLEFTQFFREKDYTTGKNYNYYGVGMQIFITFLMAVIVYQVIIPISLYISMELVRLGQAYFMGADKDLYDESSRSKFQCRAFNINEDLGQIRYVFSDKTGTLTENKMVFQCASVRGVDYGSGKDTDGYSVVVGDQLWTPKMAVKTDPQLVKLLRDSGKYEEAKLVLEFFLALAACNTIVPLVLDTRDYTQKLIDYQGESPDEQALAYAAASYGIVLVERTSGYILIDVLGDRQRFDILGLHEFDSDRKRMSVIVGCPDRTIKLYVKGADSSIFGITNKSSDLDIVRATEAHLHKYSSLGLRTLVVGMRELSQPEFEDWQLAYENASTAVLGRGSLLRSVAANIECNIHILGATGIEDKLQVGVPEAIESLRQADIKVWILTGDKQETAISIGYSCKLLTNDMTQIVINNNSKESCQRSLLEALATTKKLRAASSIGTLSPMLASEASNINIALIVDGNSLVYILETELQEELFKVATECSVVICCRVAPLQKAGILALIKNRTDDMTLAIGDGANDVSMIQMADVGVGIGGQEGRQAVMASDFAMGQFRFLVPLLLVHGHWNYQRMSYMILYNFYKNATFVLVLFWYVLYTAFTLTTAITEWSSLLYTVLYTSLPTIAVGILDKDLSKSTLLVYPKLYGSGQRDEKYNVNLFVLNMLEALWQSLVVFYLPYFAYRRSTIDMSSLGDLWALAPVIVVNMQLAMDIFRWNWIIHAFVWGTIAATTICLFVIDSIWILPGYG; translated from the exons ATGGTGCTGCTCGCCACCAGCGACCCCACTGGCGTCGCCCATGTCCAGACAGTGAATCTCGACGGGGAGACCAACCTCAAGACGAGGTATGCCAAGCAGGAGACGCAGGTGAGGTTCTCCCAGAATGGTGGTGTAGGTGGCATCCTGCACTGCGAGCGACCAAACAGGAACATCTACGGATTTCAGGCGAATTTGGATATTGATGGGAAGCGTGTATCACTCAGACCATCCAACATTGTGCTTCGTGGTTGTGAACTCAAGAACACCACGTGGGCAATAGGGGTTGTGGTATATGCTGGGAAGGAGACCAAGGTCATGCTAAATAGCTCAGGTGCGCCATCAAAGCGGAGTCGCTTGGAAACACAGTTAAATCGAGAGACTGTCATATTGTCCATTATGCTTATTGGGATGTGCACAACTGCATCTGTTCTCGCTGGGATTTGGCTGCTGAATCACAAGGGGGGCCTGGAGTTCACCCAATTCTTCAGGGAGAAGGATTACACTACTGGGAAAAACTACAATTACTATGGTGTTGGGATGCAGATATTCATTACATTCCTCATGGCAGTAATAGTGTATCAGGTCATCATTCCAATCTCATTGTATATATCAATGGAGTTGGTGCGGCTTGGACAGGCATATTTCATGGGTGCTGATAAAGACCTATATGACGAATCATCCAGGTCAAAGTTCCAGTGCAGGGCTTTTAATATAAATGAGGATTTAGGGCAGATAAGGTATGTATTCTCTGACAAGACAGGAACACTGACAGAGAACAAGATGGTGTTCCAGTGTGCATCGGTTCGCGGGGTTGATTACGGCTCTGGTAAAGATACAGATGGATACTCAGTTGTAG TCGGTGATCAGCTGTGGACACCAAAGATGGCAGTTAAAACTGACCCTCAGCTTGTGAAGCTACTGAGGGATAGTGGTAAATATGAGGAAGCAAAGCTTGTTCTTGAATTCTTCCTTGCTCTTGCTGCCTGTAATACCATCGTGCCACTTGTGCTTGACACTAGAGATTATACACAAAAGTTGATTGACTATCAGGGTGAGTCCCCTGATGAGCAGGCACTAGCATATGCAGCAGCATCTTATGGCATTGTTCTTGTTGAGCGAACATCTGGTTACATATTGATCGATGTCCTTGGTGACAGGCAGAG ATTTGATATACTAGGACTTCATGAGTTTGATAGTGATCGTAAGAGAATGTCTGTCATAGTTGGCTGCCCAGATAGGACTATCAAGCTGTATGTGAAAGGTGCGGACAGTTCAATATTTGGAATTACTAACAAATCATCAGATTTGGACATTGTTCGTGCTACAGAGGCACATCTCCACAAGTATTCATCACTTGGCCTAAGAACTCTTGTTGTTGGTATGCGTGAATTGAGTCAACCTGAGTTTGAGGACTGGCAATTAGCTTATGAGAATGCCAGCACAGCAGTACTTGGAAGAGGAAGCTTACTCCGATCTGTTGCTGCGAACATAGAGTGCAATATCCACATATTG GGGGCCACTGGGATTGAAGATAAGCTTCAAGTTGGAGTTCCGGAAGCAATAGAATCTCTTCGGCAAGCAGACATAAAGGTTTGGATCTTAACAGGAGATAAGCAGGAGACAGCAATTTCTATTGGCTATTCCTGTAAGCTGCTGACTAATGACATGACGCAAATTGTTATAAATAACAATTCAAAGGAGTCGTGTCAGAGAAGTCTTTTGGAAGCGCTTGCCACAACTAAGAAGCTCAGAGCTGCTTCATCAATCGGTACACTGAGTCCAATGTTAGCATCAGAAGCTTCCAACATAAATATTGCTTTGATTGTAGATGGTAACAGCCTTGTTTACATTCTAGAGACAGAGTTGCAAGAAGAG CTTTTCAAAGTAGCGACTGAATGCAGTGTTGTCATATGTTGTCGAGTGGCCCCATTACAAAAGGCAGGGATACTCGCTCTTATCAAGAACAGGACAGATGATATGACCTTAGCAATTGGTGATG GTGCAAATGATGTTTCAATGATTCAAATGGCTGATGTTGGGGTTGGCATCGGTGGCCAAGAAGGACGACAAGCTGTTATGGCATCAGATTTCGCTATGGGACAATTTAGATTCTTGGTTCCACTTCTATTAGTTCACGGTCACTGGAATTATCAGAGGATGTCCTACATGATCCTTTATAACTTTTACAAGAATGCTACATTTGTCTTGGTTCTTTTCTG GTATGTACTTTATACGGCATTCACTCTGACAACTGCTATCACTGAATGGAGTAGTCTTCTGTATACTGTGCTATATACATCCCTTCCAACAATTGCTGTCGGAATTCTTGACAAGGATCTTAGTAAGTCAACCCTGCTGGTTTATCCGAAGCTATATGGATCTGGCCAGAGGGATGAGAAGTATAATGTGAATTTGTTTGTGCTCAATATGCTTGAAGCGCTCTGGCAGAGTTTGGTTGTTTTCTACTTGCCGTATTTTGCTTATAGACGAAGCACAATAGATATGTCTAGTCTGGGAGATCTGTGGGCACTTGCACCTGTGATTGTTGTAAATATGCAATTGGCCATGGACATCTTTAG GTGGAATTGGATAATACATGCGTTTGTGTGGGGAACTATTGCAGCAACCACCATTTGCCTCTTTGTCATAGACTCCATATGGATTCTTCCAGGTTATGGGTGA
- the LOC120673512 gene encoding uncharacterized protein LOC120673512 isoform X1, whose amino-acid sequence MDGGGLGGLRWTAEEASTIGGIATVSLLHSFIPTHWLPFSIVARAQRWPLSRTLLVTAFGGVLHVVSTALLGITAVTMANTIAGEETVHKLASLLLIFLGGSYILLFALGKGGHSHAHNHPMEKMAVAGLVLVPALSPCATTLPVFLAVGNSSSMMILAIVVLLVSTITVMTSLVALSFYGASQIKFHWVERYDKILVGTVLCLVGILTYVFHHHDGDEHSLHEHVHRKLVSP is encoded by the exons ATGGACGGCGGCGGGCTGGGCGGGCTGCGGTGGACCGCGGAGGAGGCGTCCACGATCGGGGGCATCGCCACAGTGTCCCTGCTGCACTCCTTCATCCCCACGCACTGGCTCCCCTTCTCCATCGTCGCGCGTGCGCAGCGGTGGCCGCTCTCCCGCACCCTCCTCGTCA CTGCatttggaggtgttcttcatgTTGTTTCAACGGCTCTACTTGGGATAACTGCAGTTACTATGGCAAACACTATAGCCGGCGAAGAAACTGTGCATAAACTTGCCTCGCTGTTGCTGATTTTTCTTGGAGGAAGTTATATACTGTTGTTTGCCTTAGGAAAAGGTGGCCATAGCCATGCTCATAACCATCCAATGGAAAAGATGGCAGTCGCTGGTCTTGTCCTCGTTCCTGCATTATCACCCTGCGCAACAACCCTtccagtttttcttgctgttggAAACTCGTCCTCAATGATGATTCTTGCAATCGTTGTGCTCCTCGTCAG CACCATTACCGTGATGACATCCCTGGTGGCCCTCTCATTCTACGGTGCTAGCCAAATCAAGTTCCACTGGGTCGAGCGGTATGACAAGATCCTCGTCGGCACGGTCCTGTGCCTTGTTGGAATTTTAACATATGTGTTCCATCATCATGACGGTGATGAGCACTCTCTCCATGAGCATGTGCACCGGAAGCTCGTGTCCCCATAG
- the LOC120673512 gene encoding uncharacterized protein LOC120673512 isoform X2, with the protein MFLCLVALFCATTMYPTAFGGVLHVVSTALLGITAVTMANTIAGEETVHKLASLLLIFLGGSYILLFALGKGGHSHAHNHPMEKMAVAGLVLVPALSPCATTLPVFLAVGNSSSMMILAIVVLLVSTITVMTSLVALSFYGASQIKFHWVERYDKILVGTVLCLVGILTYVFHHHDGDEHSLHEHVHRKLVSP; encoded by the exons ATGTTTCTCTGTTTGGTTGCGCTGTTTTGTGCTACAACAATGTATCCCA CTGCatttggaggtgttcttcatgTTGTTTCAACGGCTCTACTTGGGATAACTGCAGTTACTATGGCAAACACTATAGCCGGCGAAGAAACTGTGCATAAACTTGCCTCGCTGTTGCTGATTTTTCTTGGAGGAAGTTATATACTGTTGTTTGCCTTAGGAAAAGGTGGCCATAGCCATGCTCATAACCATCCAATGGAAAAGATGGCAGTCGCTGGTCTTGTCCTCGTTCCTGCATTATCACCCTGCGCAACAACCCTtccagtttttcttgctgttggAAACTCGTCCTCAATGATGATTCTTGCAATCGTTGTGCTCCTCGTCAG CACCATTACCGTGATGACATCCCTGGTGGCCCTCTCATTCTACGGTGCTAGCCAAATCAAGTTCCACTGGGTCGAGCGGTATGACAAGATCCTCGTCGGCACGGTCCTGTGCCTTGTTGGAATTTTAACATATGTGTTCCATCATCATGACGGTGATGAGCACTCTCTCCATGAGCATGTGCACCGGAAGCTCGTGTCCCCATAG
- the LOC120673509 gene encoding cyclic dof factor 2-like, with protein MDADSKSGKGEDGLQAISSEHEKMEADSKSEEAKNGLQAINSQHGEMGADSKSEEVKTDSDGSGQEKAVFKKPDAILPCPRCDSTNTKFCYFNNYSPDQPRHYCRGCKRYWTHGGTLRNVPVGCKRRNKEPYKRHFPTQPYDYTTAANGHVPATSSSQSVRPGPAKENEAIAASGSEVVLPKSTSPVPDTTEQKNTTHVSLGPGDDKEQKSGLPPAVASGSSENPVPEKVGNYISGYRNGVTVPPPLTQSYPAAVTAYTDFSTDGAQGLGHSEVSPLSLLLSTMSDLGIRAPAVPFPQPQVAPPFWGRNPGWPNGAWSVPRPASSVTTMPYPPQNSATMPYPSQNTMPSLPQNTMPYPSQNTMPSLPQNTMPYPSQNTMPSLPQNTMPYPSQNTMPSLPQNTMPYPSQNTMPSLPQNTMPYPSQNTMPSLPQNTMPYPSQNTMPSLPQFSMPYLQGSFTMPNLAQGSVTMPHLAENSVASSGSSSLTLTLGKHPREADSQEEEKAEETFWVPKALRITDPEEAAKSSIWDSLGIKPDKRLFCKCCHSKNLKNGKTPESPESVQANPAVFSGPSDISGEDLHM; from the coding sequence ATGGATGCTGATTCAAAGTCTGGGAAAGGTGAGGATGGTTTGCAAGCTATCAGCAGTGAGCATGAGAAAATGGAAGCTGATTCCAAGTCTGAGGAAGCTAAGAATGGCTTGCAAGCTATCAATAGTCAGCATGGGGAAATGGGAGCTGATTCCAAGTCTGAGGAAGTTAAAACTGATTCTGATGGATCTGGCCAGGAGAAGGCGGTATTCAAGAAGCCAGATGCCATCCTGCCCTGTCCACGGTGTGACAGTACGAACACAAAGTTCTGCTACTTCAACAATTACAGCCCAGACCAACCCAGGCACTACTGCCGGGGCTGCAAGAGGTACTGGACTCACGGGGGAACTTTGAGGAATGTCCCTGTAGGTTGCAAGCGCAGAAACAAGGAACCATATAAACGCCATTTTCCCACCCAGCCTTATGATTATACCACAGCTGCTAATGGACATGTTCCTGCCACATCTAGCAGCCAATCTGTTCGTCCAGGTCCAGCAAAAGAAAATGAAGCAATTGCAGCTTCTGGATCAGAAGTGGTGCTTCCTAAGTCTACATCTCCAGTACCTGATACTACAGAGCAGAAGAACACCACCCATGTTTCCTTGGGCCCTGGTGACGATAAGGAACAAAAATCAGGCCTACCACCTGCAGTGGCATCTGGTTCCTCAGAAAATCCAGTGCCAGAAAAGGTGGGCAATTACATTTCAGGGTACCGTAATGGCGTGACAGTGCCTCCTCCCCTCACTCAGTCTTACCCTGCTGCTGTCACGGCGTATACTGACTTCTCAACAGATGGTGCTCAAGGGTTGGGACATAGTGAGGTCAGTCCTCTTTCATTGCTGCTATCAACGATGTCAGACCTAGGGATTCGTGCACCTGCTGTTCCCTTCCCTCAGCCTCAAGTAGCACCTCCTTTCTGGGGCCGCAATCCTGGCTGGCCTAATGGAGCGTGGAGTGTGCCACGGCCTGCAAGTAGTGTCACTACAATGCCATATCCTCCTCAAAACAGTGCTACAATGCCATATCCTTCTCAAAATACAATGCCAAGTCTTCCTCAAAATACAATGCCATATCCTTCTCAAAATACAATGCCAAGTCTTCCTCAAAATACAATGCCATATCCTTCTCAAAATACAATGCCAAGTCTTCCTCAAAATACAATGCCATATCCTTCTCAAAATACAATGCCAAGTCTTCCTCAAAATACAATGCCATATCCTTCTCAAAATACAATGCCAAGTCTTCCTCAAAATACAATGCCATATCCTTCTCAAAATACAATGCCAAGTCTTCCTCAAAATACAATGCCATATCCTTCTCAAAATACAATGCCAAGTCTTCCTCAATTTTCAATGCCATATCTTCAAGGCAGTTTTACAATGCCAAATCTTGCTCAAGGCAGTGTTACAATGCCACATCTTGCTGAAAACAGTGTTGCTAGTTCAGGAAGCAGTTCTTTGACTTTGACTTTAGGAAAGCATCCAAGGGAAGCTGATTCgcaggaagaagaaaaggcagAAGAGACATTCTGGGTCCCTAAAGCTCTCAGAATCACTGACCCGGAGGAGGCTGCAAAGAGCTCAATCTGGGACTCTCTAGGTATCAAGCCTGATAAGAGACTCTTTTGCAAGTGTTGCCACTCGAAGAATCTGAAAAATGGAAAGACACCAGAATCTCCAGAGTCTGTGCAGGCCAATCCAGCAGTTTTTTCTGGCCCCTCAGACATTTCAGGGGAGGACCTGCATATGTGA